A genomic region of Candidatus Atribacteria bacterium contains the following coding sequences:
- a CDS encoding nucleoside deaminase: MQEALKEAEIAYSRQEVPVGAVVVYKNKIIARAHNQKEELQDPTAHAEIIAIQQAAKYLGNWHLEGIDLYVTLEPCPMCAYAMLQARMNKLIFGASDPKAGAAGSIINILKDNRFNHKMEVVSGVLEKECSLILQKFFQERR, translated from the coding sequence ATGCAAGAAGCTTTGAAAGAGGCAGAAATAGCTTATTCCCGCCAGGAAGTTCCGGTCGGAGCAGTAGTTGTATATAAAAATAAGATAATTGCCCGGGCTCATAATCAGAAAGAAGAATTACAAGACCCCACTGCTCATGCTGAAATAATAGCAATCCAACAAGCTGCTAAATATTTAGGAAATTGGCACTTGGAAGGTATTGACCTTTATGTTACCTTAGAACCTTGTCCCATGTGTGCTTATGCCATGCTTCAGGCCAGAATGAATAAATTAATATTTGGGGCTTCTGACCCTAAAGCTGGGGCGGCAGGAAGTATTATTAATATCCTAAAAGATAATAGGTTTAATCATAAAATGGAAGTAGTGAGCGGAGTATTAGAAAAAGAATGTAGTTTAATTTTACAAAAATTTTTTCAGGAAAGACGATAA